tatataaaaaattactgtgtGTGATAGTAAACCatgaagaaatttaaaaaatttttactatggttttcacatgtgaaacataataaaaattttcgatccGCGGCTACTAccgtgtataataatttttgatacaaaattttttccgtgTGTATAAAGATTTCTTCTCTCTACATCACTCacttagttttttaattattgtatatattttttttgataaGATCTCGTAATTTGTGTATGAATAATGTACAATGAagtgaattttttatgattgtCATTTAGTACAAAAATTCGTAGTAAATGTAAAGCTGTGTAAAACTTTcgacattattttaacattttcaatttaaatactgttattaaatattaaatatttaacaataatttcgtTTGTGCCAGtgttgcaatattaatataagaactacgatttaaaaagtaaacagtcaatgttataatatattataattaatattaattgtatataataattagatattgaAACGAATTAAGAAATAGATTTTGCTGCATATTTTGAATCTCAAAAATACCATATAAATTGCAAGATGTCGTCTTCATCAAATTTAGCGCTAAGAAATAATGTAGTTGAGCATTAATGAAATCatacgttattaaaaaatacaatgtacgttatataaatatataattgttatgtaaaattttctgattcAAAACATTGTAGCATAtgatatatgtatgcatatatgaataataatataaattatatataaatgttttttttctttcgtgacaattttgaaattaaaatttttacaaatataataaattatcaataataaatcattttaaaacatttgtctaaagtataaaattagataatttgataatatatattaataattagcaaCAAAAGACTTAATAGCTAGTAAATTTATGCCATATTTCTGTGTGATATTCCAATTACATTTTTGGAAAGTTATTATGCATTTCAGTGCATATTTTCCACGTTATCACGTTACGGTACTTTCCTGAGACTTTTTcctgaaatttataatatttattatgtatttagtATGTAAACGAGCTGCGCTGATATGTTGTAATgctaatagaattatttatgcaGAATCCATACTTTCCAAAGTTTTCGCCGTCCTCTATTGTCTCAGGCAATTCACAATTCATCGTTTCTGGTAAAAGCAAACATAGTCCAGCACCTATTATTGGTCCTATTCCAAATATCACGGGAGGCAACCAAGGCTGAATAGTACCctgtatgtaaattattatgtttcaatatatttttacaaaatactaaattaatatttacagattATTTCAGTGTAATGACGTTAATGAGACAAATGCGTAATAAATTACCATTGTGGCAATATACGGCGCGATCATACTTCCGACTCTGGCAGAAATGCTTCCCAAGCCAACGCCAACATTTCTCACAACAGTCGGGAAAACTTCACCACTATACAAATATACGGTTGGAAAACTGATAGCCATACCTACAAGGCCGAGTGACGCTAGAAATACCCGGACACTGGCGTTCGTCACCACAGTTATCAAAAGTAAACTTATGCCAGACAAGATATTTCCTcctatcaaaatttttaaacgagaAACTCgtgatattaaaaacagaaCTATTACTGTTCCAGGTAGTTCCATGGCAGCTGCAAATCATATCAATTTATCAATATGCAACCGAAAATCactcaatttaatataatctgaAAGTGCAGCTGGATTACCTGAAACTGCAACGTTAATGAATAAATCGCCGTCTAAATGACCCATGTATTGCGCCAATCCGAAGAAACAAATACCGCAAACGAGCCAATTGATGCTCACGCATATGGTTTTCATTCTCATATTCGGAGTTCTGAATAAATGTGTGATGTTATGTTTCTCCTTGCCTTTCGCGATCCGAACTGCCGCCTGATTCTCGTAAGTTTCAAGAGCTAGTTTCACATTCTCCACCGGTATCTTATTTCGCCCGGCAGCTTTCAATAAAATCTGTTCTGCTTGCCTAGGTTTGCTCATCGCTAGTAACCACCTCGGTGATTCCGGAATAATCCTGTTTTGCGAAACGTCAATTCTTAACAACTGATGTGTTGAAATTCATACTTCGCAAATTGTTTTACCAAAAATAGCTTTCCgctaatttataagaaaatttatgcaCACACACCAATAGTacgctaataaaaaaattgatggtATCGAGACGGCCATTTGGAATCCAGACCATGTTTTTGTGAGGTAAGATATTAAAGGGTTCATTAGATGTCCGAGCAAAAAAGGCACGTGAAAGAGGACTGACATAATCGATCGCCATTCAACTCCAACAATCTCCATAACtgcaattaattgattaattaatttcgtagACAGCTATGGTGTAACTTTATCTCACTTGACTTACGTAAAACAAAGCTAACAAGCATTGTTCCGCCAGTAGCTAGagcacaaataaatttcaataccAAGAACAATTCATACCAAGGCGCGAATGCACTCATGAATCCCGTCACCGATTGCAATGCGATTGCAATCATCAACGGCTTTTTTCGACCAattctgtaaataaatataaaaaatatgatataaataatattaaaaaaacgcaAGAGTAATGCGTATTTTATGTagatttatagaattataaagtCACTCATATAagagttatatataaatataaattaatatatttaattggcatacacacacacacaatttgAATTAACATACTTATCAGCCATTATACTGAAGATTAAATTGCCGATTAATACACCAAACATCGTGCAAGATTGTACTAAATTCGTCAATTGTTCTCTGTCGCATATTAAATCCCACTGAAAAGATCAATATAACGGTAATATAACTGTCTTCCTTTTATGTATAATGCATCTCTTTATTACACAATTTGTttcaaattgaaatatgtcttatatataattaaataacgaaatatttatagttcgataaaattacaataactCACTTGCGTTATAATACTCTCTCGGAATATTCGCTTATCATATCTGAATTCGGTGCATTTCTCTATAGTGCCATTCCCAACGTCGACTTCGCACTTCATTATCATAGATTCATTAGTTGCTGACAACGGCGCGCTGCACGAAAAGTTGGTGGGTGGTGCGAGGAATACGATAGAGAGCTGGTGCCAAGCTACTGGAAATTTGACGAGGGAAACTGCCACTGCGATCACGATGTGCCATGGGCCCATGGCGCCCATGGCCTCTTGAACAGTGTCCAGTGGCACGAGACctgaaaatacatattaacacCTGATATAAAGTGGAAAAATGTAGACTACACAAAAATAACACCAAATGTGCTACAATTTgctatacaatttaaaataaaagcaatatttgctataaaattcttgattaaaatacaagaaagAATTTTACTCCACAAGCAAAATTatgttatgtaatttacataCGTATCATAGTCATTTTTGTATCGCATTACTTACGAATAAACAAGAGACAATGCGAAATGGGGTTAATAACATTACAACGGGATATTAGTTTCTATCGATCGCTCTATATTGAACTGTAATCTAAACCGCAAGCCCCGCAAACTAAATCTAATAATAAGGCACAGCATTTCCACAACTGCTAATAATCCCAATTCTCATGATTAATTGTTCTTAGAAGATTTAGTTACTGAAGATTATTGACGCGATTAGCaattaaaaagcaattaaCAATCTTGGCATCATATTCTAGAAACTCGTTAAAtcttacaaaagaaaaaaatgatatcttTATATTAGATCTCGAAAAATATCGCACTTAAAACATTGTAAGAAagatttacatttattgttaACGTTTATTATCGCATTGCGCATTAGTATGTGTCATTATTATCTACgagtaagtatatattttaattgtttacttTATGACTTGACGACATAAATCGAATTATATTTCCGCTGCGCTTGCATTGTTTGATACGTTTCAacagatgtttttttttactgctGTACGAAGGTAACACTTCAGATACGTAATGCTTTGTTAAATGATGTAATAGCGTGGTCGTTTGTTATAAGTAGCTATATCGTCTTGAATGTCAATGCCCGGTACAATTTATTGCAAACCGCAGGGGTATTACGAAACTCGAATGCAAGAATCAGTATTACCTAACACAAGATAATTATGGGTGTCATTGCACAACGCAACGgctacatatacatatatatgtggtCACACACGTGCATTTCGATTTGTAATACATTAGTATGTAGTTTGTAATACATCGTACCTACTGGTATATTTGATCCGGTAACACAATAAGCGCATGCAACAATATCCGTCACGGCGATCGTcacgcaaaatattttcagcatttgtatcaatttacgttaatatttc
The nucleotide sequence above comes from Linepithema humile isolate Giens D197 chromosome 4, Lhum_UNIL_v1.0, whole genome shotgun sequence. Encoded proteins:
- the LOC136999299 gene encoding organic cation transporter protein-like isoform X1, whose amino-acid sequence is MLHDIEKNWREIGLVPLDTVQEAMGAMGPWHIVIAVAVSLVKFPVAWHQLSIVFLAPPTNFSCSAPLSATNESMIMKCEVDVGNGTIEKCTEFRYDKRIFRESIITQWDLICDREQLTNLVQSCTMFGVLIGNLIFSIMADKIGRKKPLMIAIALQSVTGFMSAFAPWYELFLVLKFICALATGGTMLVSFVLLMEIVGVEWRSIMSVLFHVPFLLGHLMNPLISYLTKTWSGFQMAVSIPSIFLLAYYWIIPESPRWLLAMSKPRQAEQILLKAAGRNKIPVENVKLALETYENQAAVRIAKGKEKHNITHLFRTPNMRMKTICVSINWLVCGICFFGLAQYMGHLDGDLFINVAVSAAMELPGTVIVLFLISRVSRLKILIGGNILSGISLLLITVVTNASVRVFLASLGLVGMAISFPTVYLYSGEVFPTVVRNVGVGLGSISARVGSMIAPYIATMGTIQPWLPPVIFGIGPIIGAGLCLLLPETMNCELPETIEDGENFGKKKSQESTVT
- the LOC136999299 gene encoding organic cation transporter protein-like isoform X2, whose translation is MKGLVPLDTVQEAMGAMGPWHIVIAVAVSLVKFPVAWHQLSIVFLAPPTNFSCSAPLSATNESMIMKCEVDVGNGTIEKCTEFRYDKRIFRESIITQWDLICDREQLTNLVQSCTMFGVLIGNLIFSIMADKIGRKKPLMIAIALQSVTGFMSAFAPWYELFLVLKFICALATGGTMLVSFVLLMEIVGVEWRSIMSVLFHVPFLLGHLMNPLISYLTKTWSGFQMAVSIPSIFLLAYYWIIPESPRWLLAMSKPRQAEQILLKAAGRNKIPVENVKLALETYENQAAVRIAKGKEKHNITHLFRTPNMRMKTICVSINWLVCGICFFGLAQYMGHLDGDLFINVAVSAAMELPGTVIVLFLISRVSRLKILIGGNILSGISLLLITVVTNASVRVFLASLGLVGMAISFPTVYLYSGEVFPTVVRNVGVGLGSISARVGSMIAPYIATMGTIQPWLPPVIFGIGPIIGAGLCLLLPETMNCELPETIEDGENFGKKKSQESTVT